A stretch of Coriobacteriia bacterium DNA encodes these proteins:
- a CDS encoding ComEC/Rec2 family competence protein, with protein MSAGTAAAFGERWLGVEPYLLLALLCMAILATGLATSCRLAPARPFVILALTGLLGGGIAGGMFIEETLTAGDHLRSEPVSAYAFIVETDPKVGSRGEISFEASAIPDNLDNEAVPGTHVRVTLPADAATREPLRMGRRVRLVGSWEKPDASEWGRTLLARGCAAGIKAKRCSIEGSQRGVVGAIRRMRAYLLDAIESRDDPGRALVAGVVLGEQASLSTYPVSKDFANLGLTHLVAVSGSHLAVIAGIMSIGLGGLRLRPGVRLTTQIIVLGAYVILSGLQPSALRSFAMVLAAQVATVSGRRAHVPSALGAAALLMLLFDPSNAAGMGFTLSVLSILGISTLSGLVAHWITSLTHPICMPGGLRDSLALTLVSQVLTMPVTLPAFGVLPVLSPLANVLLAPVMTALLPVGLVCVPLASIAPSVAPIALAPCDALANIACGLAGLLARVPYAALPCDISPVPCALVTIFLVLAVYAAWPLPSPRTARLVLAVPLAAVFLTFMSWRLLAPARIVVLDVGQGDAILVQQGAASMLVDTGPDDAVLSALARKHVLHLDAVLLTHTDTDHTGGLANLRGLVGVGRVIVARGVGDHIRASDPTLQHAINDASGGRVQEVQAGDTLRFGDFMLDIASPQDAVSGDENPDSIVAVARYSPAGPLSEGRSLNVLLTGDAEQDLTGPLARKGLFGDVDVLKVGHHGSAVSTSPELLAGCLPELAVVSAGEHNRYGHPTQACKDVLSDADIPLLCTIEAGDIELRPGTGGVAVRCQHRDALQAVLLRASSTRTATMARRTLCWSPTRARRKTRRAATGWRVTWRQRRSKRKVRPCCPPTSWWGRTSSSSAPLSSVLRSALLRAERRSSTKTCSMAHRSATPPCCALRSIRCRSRATSVSSSSRASTRRPRQRVTC; from the coding sequence GTGTCTGCGGGGACTGCGGCGGCGTTCGGGGAGCGCTGGCTCGGAGTTGAGCCTTACCTGCTCCTCGCGCTCCTGTGCATGGCCATACTGGCGACAGGCCTTGCCACCTCGTGCCGCCTTGCGCCCGCGCGTCCGTTCGTCATTCTCGCTCTCACAGGCCTGCTTGGCGGCGGAATAGCGGGCGGCATGTTCATTGAGGAAACGCTGACGGCAGGGGATCATCTGAGGTCAGAGCCCGTTTCAGCGTATGCGTTCATCGTTGAGACGGACCCGAAGGTGGGATCAAGGGGCGAGATCTCGTTCGAAGCGTCCGCCATCCCAGACAACCTTGACAACGAGGCCGTGCCCGGCACGCACGTCCGCGTGACGCTTCCGGCTGATGCAGCCACACGGGAGCCGCTGCGCATGGGCCGCCGCGTACGCCTCGTCGGAAGTTGGGAAAAGCCAGATGCGAGCGAGTGGGGCAGGACGTTGCTTGCCCGGGGCTGCGCCGCCGGCATCAAGGCAAAGCGCTGCAGTATCGAGGGCAGCCAACGGGGAGTTGTCGGTGCAATCCGGCGTATGCGGGCATATCTTCTGGACGCCATCGAGTCGCGCGACGACCCCGGGCGCGCCCTTGTCGCCGGCGTCGTCCTCGGCGAGCAGGCGTCGCTTTCCACATACCCCGTAAGCAAAGACTTCGCGAACCTGGGCCTCACGCACCTCGTAGCGGTCTCAGGCTCGCACCTTGCCGTCATAGCCGGCATTATGAGCATCGGCCTAGGTGGCCTGAGGCTGCGCCCCGGGGTGCGTCTGACGACGCAGATCATCGTTCTCGGAGCCTACGTCATCCTCAGCGGGCTGCAGCCAAGCGCCTTGCGTTCGTTCGCCATGGTGCTGGCAGCGCAAGTCGCCACGGTATCCGGCAGGCGCGCCCACGTTCCCTCCGCGCTGGGTGCCGCCGCCCTGCTTATGCTGCTCTTTGACCCGTCAAACGCCGCAGGTATGGGCTTTACGCTCTCGGTCCTGTCGATCCTCGGCATTAGCACGCTATCTGGCCTCGTTGCCCATTGGATCACATCTCTCACGCATCCAATATGCATGCCAGGAGGGCTACGTGACTCCCTCGCACTCACGCTCGTCTCCCAGGTGCTCACGATGCCCGTGACCTTGCCCGCGTTCGGCGTGCTCCCTGTGCTGTCGCCCCTGGCAAACGTGTTACTCGCGCCCGTCATGACCGCCCTGCTCCCTGTAGGGCTCGTCTGCGTTCCCCTGGCCTCGATAGCGCCTTCCGTGGCCCCAATTGCACTTGCCCCCTGCGACGCTCTCGCCAACATCGCGTGTGGACTCGCCGGCCTGCTTGCCCGTGTACCGTATGCCGCGCTGCCGTGCGACATTTCCCCCGTGCCCTGCGCACTCGTCACCATCTTCCTCGTTCTGGCCGTCTACGCCGCATGGCCGCTGCCCAGCCCCCGCACGGCGCGACTTGTGCTGGCCGTCCCCCTTGCGGCCGTCTTCCTGACGTTCATGAGCTGGCGTCTGCTGGCACCCGCACGAATTGTCGTGCTTGACGTTGGGCAGGGAGACGCCATCCTCGTGCAGCAGGGGGCCGCGTCGATGCTCGTCGATACGGGCCCTGACGACGCCGTGCTCTCAGCCCTGGCTCGCAAGCACGTCCTCCATCTCGACGCGGTCCTGCTCACGCACACCGACACCGACCACACCGGCGGCCTTGCCAACCTGCGCGGCCTCGTCGGCGTTGGACGGGTCATCGTCGCCCGGGGCGTCGGCGACCATATCCGCGCGTCTGACCCCACGCTTCAGCACGCAATAAACGATGCTTCGGGAGGGCGGGTGCAGGAGGTGCAAGCGGGCGATACCCTGCGCTTCGGGGACTTTATGCTCGACATCGCCTCGCCACAGGACGCCGTTTCTGGCGACGAGAACCCCGACTCCATTGTCGCAGTCGCCCGTTACAGCCCCGCGGGCCCTCTTTCTGAGGGTCGCTCGCTAAACGTCCTGCTCACGGGCGATGCTGAACAGGACCTGACGGGTCCCCTCGCGCGCAAGGGGTTGTTCGGTGACGTAGACGTGCTCAAAGTCGGCCATCACGGCTCCGCAGTCTCCACTTCGCCAGAGTTGCTGGCTGGATGCCTACCCGAGCTCGCCGTCGTCAGCGCTGGCGAGCACAACCGCTACGGACACCCGACACAGGCATGCAAGGACGTGCTTTCGGACGCCGACATACCCCTGCTTTGCACGATCGAGGCGGGTGATATCGAGCTTCGTCCCGGCACAGGCGGCGTTGCCGTGCGCTGCCAGCATAGGGACGCCCTGCAAGCTGTGCTTCTTCGGGCATCGTCCACGCGCACAGCCACGATGGCGAGACGTACGCTATGCTGGAGCCCGACGCGCGCCAGGCGAAAGACGCGACGAGCGGCAACCGGATGGAGGGTCACGTGGCGTCAGCGACGTTCAAAGCGAAAGGTGCGGCCTTGCTGCCCGCCTACCTCATGGTGGGGGAGGACGAGCTCAAGCAGCGCACCGCTCTCGAGCGTCTTGAGAAGCGCCTTGCTGCGAGCGGAGAGGCGGAGTTCAACCAAGACGTGCTCGATGGCGCATCGCTCAGCGACGCCGCCCTGCTGCGCTCTTCGCTCGATACGCTGCCGTTCGCGAGCGACTTCCGTCTCGTCATCATCAAGGGCGTCGACAAGGCGCCCAAGGCAACGCGTGACATGCTAG
- a CDS encoding ComEA family DNA-binding protein, translated as MPRPVLVALIVLVALAIAAGLVLRAQLCTSGVTIPRHDDLSLDGTRPVSDTGDMVDNFVQAGSPAQEAVPEQAADPRDASNGRADTGVPVLVEGGGEPAESRIAVHVAGAVEHPGVYELPDSARVKDAVDAAGGPAADADLDELNLAEHIRDGMKIRVPFVGEQAEVSGGEQETPASTSSATPTLVNINTADISQLETLPGIGPSTAQAIVDERASGGPFSAPEDLLRVSGIGNKKFAKLQGLICV; from the coding sequence GTGCCAAGGCCCGTCCTCGTTGCCCTCATCGTGCTCGTTGCGCTTGCGATCGCGGCAGGTCTCGTCTTGCGCGCGCAGCTGTGCACGAGCGGCGTCACGATTCCGCGACACGATGATCTATCACTCGACGGCACACGGCCTGTCTCGGATACGGGTGATATGGTCGATAACTTTGTCCAGGCAGGCAGCCCCGCCCAGGAAGCCGTGCCGGAACAGGCAGCCGATCCACGCGACGCGTCCAACGGCAGAGCCGATACGGGCGTCCCCGTGCTCGTCGAAGGCGGGGGAGAGCCAGCCGAGAGCCGTATCGCCGTACACGTTGCAGGAGCCGTCGAGCACCCGGGTGTGTACGAGCTGCCCGACTCGGCGCGCGTTAAGGACGCGGTCGACGCGGCGGGAGGCCCGGCCGCAGACGCAGACCTTGACGAGCTCAACCTTGCCGAGCATATCAGAGATGGCATGAAGATCCGCGTCCCCTTTGTGGGCGAGCAGGCAGAGGTCAGCGGTGGGGAGCAGGAGACACCGGCAAGCACGAGCTCAGCCACGCCAACGCTCGTCAACATCAACACGGCAGACATCTCTCAGCTTGAGACCCTGCCCGGCATCGGGCCCTCCACCGCACAGGCCATCGTTGACGAACGCGCGTCAGGCGGGCCGTTTTCCGCGCCGGAAGACCTCTTGAGGGTCAGCGGCATCGGCAACAAGAAGTTTGCCAAGCTCCAGGGGTTGATCTGCGTATGA
- the thiI gene encoding tRNA 4-thiouridine(8) synthase ThiI gives MASYVCLVHYHEIGLKGNNRSNFEKRLVLNLRACLSHTAATSVERISGHVLVRMEPKASADEVAVVFERVLKTPGVARVSLAQCCELSSEDYCRAAYEELMASGDFTTFKVSARRSNTDYPLGSLDLNREVGSYLCERLPDKLVRMKGQDRTVFVYVIQGSAYVYVSTEEGVGGLPVGSAGKVISLISSGIDSPVASWEIMRRGAVVIGLHFSGRPQTTDTSEWLVQDLMERLAPAGGFGRLYVVPFGDIQRAIASAVPDDLRILMYRRMMFAFACRLARVEGAKALVTGESLGQVASQTLENIMVTDEMATLPVLRPLIGSDKREIMRRAEQLGTLEISTEKADDCCTLFMPRSPETHCTLRKAHAAWDLFDHEAMLDDMMGLLEYRSFDCPSYVAPRAWWRPHETLAPAGPAESRKDVRAAEAAPSKANGE, from the coding sequence ATGGCCTCGTACGTCTGCCTCGTTCACTACCACGAGATCGGCCTCAAGGGCAACAACCGCAGCAACTTCGAGAAGAGGCTCGTCCTGAATCTTAGGGCGTGCCTCTCTCATACTGCGGCCACGTCCGTTGAGCGTATCTCTGGCCACGTCCTTGTACGCATGGAGCCCAAGGCAAGCGCCGATGAGGTAGCCGTCGTCTTCGAGCGCGTGCTCAAGACGCCGGGCGTCGCACGCGTGTCACTTGCCCAGTGCTGCGAGCTCTCGAGCGAGGACTACTGCCGCGCAGCCTACGAGGAGCTCATGGCGTCGGGCGACTTCACGACGTTCAAGGTAAGCGCGCGCCGCTCGAACACCGACTACCCGCTTGGCTCGCTCGACCTCAACCGCGAAGTCGGCTCGTATCTCTGTGAGCGCCTCCCCGACAAGCTCGTTCGCATGAAGGGGCAGGATCGCACCGTTTTCGTGTACGTTATCCAAGGCAGCGCGTACGTGTACGTGAGCACGGAAGAGGGCGTCGGCGGTCTTCCCGTCGGCAGTGCTGGTAAGGTCATCTCACTCATCTCGAGCGGCATCGACTCGCCAGTCGCGTCGTGGGAGATCATGCGCCGCGGCGCTGTCGTCATCGGACTTCACTTCTCAGGACGCCCCCAAACGACCGACACGTCCGAATGGCTTGTGCAAGACCTCATGGAGCGCCTTGCCCCGGCAGGCGGCTTTGGCAGGCTGTATGTCGTGCCGTTCGGCGACATACAGCGCGCAATCGCAAGCGCCGTCCCCGATGATCTGCGCATCCTCATGTACCGGCGCATGATGTTTGCGTTCGCTTGCCGCCTGGCACGCGTCGAGGGCGCAAAGGCGCTCGTGACAGGCGAGTCGCTGGGCCAGGTCGCCTCGCAAACGCTCGAGAACATCATGGTGACGGACGAAATGGCAACGCTTCCCGTGCTGCGCCCGCTCATCGGTAGTGACAAACGCGAGATCATGCGGCGTGCCGAACAGCTCGGCACGCTCGAGATTTCGACTGAGAAAGCCGACGACTGCTGCACGCTGTTCATGCCGCGCAGCCCCGAGACGCACTGCACGCTGCGCAAGGCGCACGCCGCTTGGGACCTGTTCGATCACGAAGCCATGCTCGACGACATGATGGGCCTACTCGAGTACCGCAGCTTCGACTGTCCGTCGTACGTGGCGCCGCGCGCCTGGTGGCGTCCCCACGAGACGCTGGCACCGGCAGGTCCGGCCGAGTCACGCAAGGATGTACGCGCTGCGGAGGCCGCACCATCAAAGGCTAACGGCGAGTAG
- a CDS encoding DNA-directed RNA polymerase subunit omega, whose protein sequence is MSVVNPTIDDLLSVTDENRFLLCELAARRACDINDMMRNQHNRAEQLADIEDVSMFMSDDEGRAPNPLSIAFDELAPRKDDEGTPEPGLISYDAATLHRDLGLDDEAVSDASAE, encoded by the coding sequence ATGTCTGTTGTGAACCCCACCATCGACGACCTGCTGTCGGTCACCGACGAGAATCGCTTCCTGCTCTGTGAGCTGGCCGCTCGCCGTGCCTGCGACATCAACGACATGATGCGCAACCAGCACAACCGCGCTGAGCAGCTCGCCGACATCGAGGACGTCTCCATGTTCATGAGCGACGACGAGGGACGTGCGCCCAACCCCCTGTCCATCGCCTTCGACGAGCTTGCACCGCGCAAGGACGACGAGGGCACTCCTGAGCCGGGCCTCATCAGCTACGACGCCGCCACGCTCCACCGCGACCTCGGTCTTGACGACGAGGCTGTTTCCGACGCCAGCGCCGAATAG
- the gmk gene encoding guanylate kinase codes for MRRRLFVFSGPPGAGKGTVIARVRAVRPDLALSVSATTRAPRPGEVDGVSYHFLSDAQFDELVATGGFLEWAHVHDHRYGTPRLHVEQVLEKSSLILEIDPQGAFNVRESMPDAVLVFIAPPSLDVLRERLTGRGTEDEASLAKRLSDVQSFMDASTRYDEVVVNDVLDDTVAQVLAIIDRYENC; via the coding sequence TTGCGTAGGAGGCTGTTCGTCTTCTCAGGACCTCCGGGGGCGGGGAAGGGCACGGTCATCGCGCGCGTACGCGCCGTCCGTCCCGACCTCGCCCTCAGCGTGTCTGCGACGACCCGTGCCCCGCGCCCAGGCGAGGTAGACGGCGTCTCGTATCACTTCCTCAGCGACGCCCAGTTCGACGAGCTCGTTGCGACCGGCGGGTTCCTTGAGTGGGCGCACGTGCACGACCACCGCTACGGTACGCCTCGGCTTCACGTTGAGCAGGTGCTCGAAAAGAGCTCCCTCATCCTGGAGATCGACCCCCAGGGCGCCTTTAACGTCCGGGAGAGCATGCCTGATGCCGTGCTCGTCTTCATCGCCCCGCCCAGCCTCGACGTGCTGCGCGAGCGACTGACTGGACGGGGCACCGAGGACGAGGCCTCGCTGGCCAAGCGCCTCTCCGACGTCCAGTCGTTCATGGACGCGTCGACACGCTATGATGAAGTGGTGGTCAACGACGTGTTGGACGACACGGTCGCCCAGGTGCTTGCTATCATAGACCGTTACGAGAATTGCTAG
- a CDS encoding integration host factor, producing the protein MALPQLSAEDRQKYLKKAEEARRARAQLREDIKSGQVSLQEVFEMDDDVAKRMKVSILIESLPGYGKAKAAKIMEELSISESRRVQGLGIRQREQLIEKLGK; encoded by the coding sequence ATGGCTCTCCCCCAGCTTTCCGCCGAGGACCGTCAGAAGTATCTCAAGAAGGCCGAGGAGGCTCGCCGCGCTCGTGCGCAGCTGCGCGAGGACATCAAGTCCGGTCAGGTCTCCCTGCAGGAGGTCTTCGAGATGGACGATGACGTCGCCAAGCGTATGAAGGTCTCCATCCTTATCGAGTCTCTGCCTGGCTATGGCAAGGCCAAGGCCGCCAAGATCATGGAAGAGCTCAGCATTTCCGAGTCGCGCCGCGTTCAGGGTCTGGGCATCCGTCAGCGCGAGCAGCTCATCGAGAAGCTCGGCAAGTAG
- the pyrF gene encoding orotidine-5'-phosphate decarboxylase has product MSPVAERVIVAMDCTHERALELADLMAGKLAWAKVGMELFYAAGTPVVRDLKARGLHVFLDLKLHDIPNTVRQAARVLAGLGVDMLTIHAGGGPAMVAAARAGLDEGAEAAGLPAPKLLAVTVLTSMDDEALASVGVNRPAAEQAVLLARMAYASGADGVVCSAQESTAMRAALGEDALIVTPGIRPAGADAGDQARVVTPGAAIAAGSTHLVVGRPITRAADPLAALLSVESEVAEALS; this is encoded by the coding sequence ATGAGCCCCGTTGCCGAACGCGTCATCGTCGCCATGGACTGCACGCACGAGCGCGCTCTCGAGCTTGCCGACCTCATGGCCGGCAAGCTCGCGTGGGCCAAAGTGGGCATGGAACTGTTTTACGCTGCCGGCACCCCTGTCGTACGCGACCTCAAGGCGCGCGGCCTACACGTGTTCCTCGACCTGAAGCTGCACGACATCCCCAACACGGTGCGCCAGGCGGCGCGCGTGCTCGCGGGCCTGGGCGTCGACATGCTCACGATTCACGCCGGCGGCGGCCCCGCCATGGTCGCCGCCGCGCGCGCGGGCCTCGACGAGGGTGCCGAGGCCGCCGGCCTTCCCGCGCCGAAGTTACTCGCCGTCACGGTGCTCACGAGCATGGATGACGAGGCGCTGGCGTCGGTCGGCGTGAATCGTCCCGCCGCCGAGCAGGCGGTGCTTCTGGCACGGATGGCCTATGCGTCCGGCGCGGACGGCGTCGTCTGCTCGGCGCAGGAGTCCACCGCCATGCGCGCTGCGCTGGGGGAGGACGCCCTCATCGTGACGCCGGGCATCCGCCCCGCCGGCGCCGACGCAGGTGACCAGGCGCGCGTCGTGACGCCGGGCGCCGCCATCGCGGCGGGCTCGACGCACCTCGTCGTGGGCCGTCCCATCACGAGGGCCGCCGACCCGCTCGCCGCGCTCCTTTCCGTCGAATCCGAGGTCGCCGAAGCGCTCTCGTAA
- a CDS encoding dihydroorotate dehydrogenase, producing the protein MAVNLGGIPMKNPVNTAAGTFGAGWQFSNLMDVSKLGAFTTKGAASVAWPGNPQPRMTEVKCGVMNSVGLQNPGVRGLVEESGEYLADMSTKTSVICQVAGHSVAEYVEAVELFEELAPWAAGLEINISCPNIAAGGCAMGSTPEGASEVIKACRAATKRPLLVKMAPERVPEVARACEAAGADVLTVINSIPGMAIDVRTRKSRLARPTGGLSGPCLHPIALRMAWEACNAVSIPVCGVGGITSGVDAAEFILAGCTAVSVGLQNLVEPGSALRILAELEEWAESQGVKDINELIGAFEC; encoded by the coding sequence ATGGCCGTCAACCTCGGCGGCATCCCCATGAAGAACCCGGTGAACACCGCAGCCGGCACGTTCGGCGCCGGCTGGCAGTTCTCCAACCTCATGGACGTGTCCAAACTCGGCGCGTTCACGACGAAGGGTGCGGCCAGCGTCGCGTGGCCTGGCAACCCCCAGCCGCGTATGACGGAGGTCAAGTGCGGCGTCATGAACTCCGTGGGCCTGCAGAACCCCGGCGTCCGCGGCCTCGTCGAGGAGTCGGGCGAGTACCTGGCCGACATGAGCACGAAGACGAGTGTCATCTGCCAGGTGGCCGGCCACTCCGTCGCCGAGTACGTCGAGGCCGTCGAGCTGTTCGAGGAGCTCGCCCCCTGGGCGGCCGGCCTCGAGATCAACATCTCGTGCCCCAACATCGCCGCCGGCGGCTGCGCCATGGGCTCGACGCCCGAGGGCGCGTCCGAGGTCATCAAGGCCTGCCGCGCCGCCACGAAGCGCCCGCTGCTCGTCAAGATGGCGCCCGAGCGCGTGCCCGAGGTCGCCCGCGCCTGCGAGGCGGCCGGCGCTGACGTGCTGACCGTCATCAACTCCATCCCCGGCATGGCCATCGACGTGCGCACGCGCAAGAGCAGGCTCGCGCGTCCCACGGGCGGCCTGTCTGGCCCCTGCTTGCACCCCATCGCGCTGCGCATGGCGTGGGAGGCGTGCAACGCCGTGTCCATCCCCGTGTGCGGCGTCGGCGGCATCACGTCGGGCGTCGACGCGGCCGAGTTCATCCTGGCGGGCTGCACGGCCGTCTCCGTCGGCCTGCAGAACCTCGTCGAGCCCGGCAGCGCCCTACGCATCCTCGCAGAGCTTGAGGAGTGGGCCGAGAGCCAGGGCGTCAAGGACATCAACGAGCTCATCGGGGCGTTCGAATGCTAG
- a CDS encoding dihydroorotate dehydrogenase electron transfer subunit encodes MPTPSTATRHTLTVVSNEPMTCDVMRMRFTCPELARSIEPGQFFDLAVPGDPSQLVRLPFSYSAADAQTGEVEFGYLLNGDGTRRLAQVKPGAQLDVLGPCGHGWRFPEGMKAALLVGGGSGVVPLVSLARELIARGVAVDFIEGAAAERRVIFTDDLREMGVRTLEIATDDGSVGIKGYASVPCEQMLADNAYDVVYVCGPTPMMRGIAQIVDKAGVACQVSMEKMMTCGFGACATCVCDTTGGRKGVCMAGPVFDAKEVVW; translated from the coding sequence GTGCCCACCCCCTCAACGGCGACGCGCCACACGCTGACCGTCGTCTCGAACGAGCCCATGACGTGCGACGTCATGCGCATGCGCTTCACCTGCCCCGAGCTTGCCCGCTCCATCGAGCCGGGCCAGTTCTTTGACCTCGCCGTTCCGGGCGACCCGAGCCAGCTCGTCCGCCTGCCGTTTTCGTACTCGGCAGCCGACGCCCAGACGGGCGAGGTCGAGTTCGGCTACCTGCTCAACGGCGACGGCACGCGCCGCCTCGCGCAGGTCAAGCCGGGCGCGCAGCTCGACGTGCTCGGCCCGTGCGGCCACGGCTGGCGCTTCCCCGAGGGCATGAAGGCCGCCCTGCTCGTGGGCGGTGGTTCGGGCGTCGTGCCGCTCGTAAGCCTGGCCCGCGAGCTCATCGCGCGCGGCGTGGCCGTCGACTTCATCGAGGGCGCCGCTGCCGAGCGCCGTGTCATCTTCACGGACGACCTGCGCGAGATGGGCGTGCGCACCCTCGAGATCGCCACGGACGATGGGTCCGTCGGCATCAAAGGTTATGCCAGCGTGCCGTGCGAGCAGATGCTCGCCGACAACGCCTACGACGTCGTGTACGTTTGCGGCCCTACACCGATGATGCGCGGCATCGCACAGATCGTCGACAAGGCCGGCGTCGCGTGCCAGGTGTCCATGGAGAAGATGATGACGTGCGGCTTCGGCGCCTGCGCCACGTGCGTCTGCGACACGACGGGCGGCCGCAAGGGCGTCTGCATGGCTGGCCCCGTGTTCGACGCGAAGGAGGTCGTCTGGTGA